attatgtcaattatcagaagcttctaaaaccatgacatcactttatggaattttccaagctgtttaaagcactgtcaaacacttcagcgagcaggcctttctaattgacctggccggggtatcctggaaggatattgatctcatcccgtcagtagaggatgcctggttattttttaaataagcatgccccattcaagaaatgtagaaccaggaacagatatggcccttggttctctccagacctgactgcccttaaccaacacaaaagcATCCTATGGCATtttgtgatatgcaacttttaagggaagctagaaaccaatatacacaggcagttagaaaagccaaggctagctttttcaagcagaaatttgcttcctgcaacacaaacttaaaaaagttctgggatactgtaaagtccatggagaataagaacacctcctcccagctgcccactgcactgaagataggaaacactgtcaccaccaataaatccactatgattgagaatttcaataagcatttttctacagctggccatgctttccacctggctacccctaccctgatCAACAGCACTGCAACCCctacagctactcgcccaagccttccccatttctccttctcccaaatccagatagccgatgttctgaaagagctgcaaaatctggacccctacaaaacagccgggctagataatctggactctttctttctaaaattaactgctgaaattgttgccacccctattactagcctgttcaacctctttcgtgtcgtctgagattcccaaagattggaaagcagctgtggtcatccacctcttcaaagggggggacactcttgacccaaactgctacagacctatatctatcctaccctgcctttctaaggtctttgaaagccaagtcaacaaacagattaccgaccatttcgaatcccaccataccttctccgctatgcaatctggtttcagagctggtcatgggtgcacctcagccacgctcaaggtcataaacgatatcttaaccgccatcgataagaaacaatactgtgcagccgtattcattgacctggccaaggctttcgactctgtcaatcaccacatcatcatcggcagactcgatagccttggtttctcaaatgatttcctcgcctggttcaccaactacttctctgatagagttcagtgtgtcaaatcggagggtcggttgtccgggcctctggccgtctatgggggtgccacagggttcaattcttggaccgactctcttctctgtgtacatcaatgatgtcactcttgctgctggtgagtctctgatccacctctacgcagacgacaccattctgtatacttctggcccttcttttgacactgtgttaacaaccctccaggcgagcttcaatgccatWcaactctccttccgtggcctccaattgctcttaaatacaagtaaaactaaatgcatgctcttcaaccgatcgctgcctgcacctgcccgcctgtccaacatcacgactctggacggctctgacttgtggacaactacaaatacctaggtgtctggttagactgtaaactctccttccagactcacatcaaacatctccaatccaaaattaaatctagaattggcttcctattccgcaacaaagcatccttcactcatgctgccaaacatacccttgtaaaactgaccatcctaccaatcctcgacttcggtaatgtcatttacaaaatagcctccaataccctactcaactaattggatgcagtctatcacagtgccatccgttttgtcaccaaagccccatatactacccaccactgcgacctgtacgctcttgttggctggccctcgcttcatactcgtcgccaaacccactggctccaggtcatctacaagaccctgctaggtaaagtccccccttatctcagctcgctggtcaccatagcagcatgcgctccagcaggtatatctctggtcacccccaaaaccaattcttcctttggccgcctctccttccagttctctgctgccaatgactggaacgaactacaaaaatctctgaaactggaaacacttatctccctcactagctttaagcaccagctgtcagaacagctcacagattactgcacatagcccatctataattcaGCCCAAActactacctctttccctactgtatttatttatttagctcctttgcaccccattatttatctctactttgcacattcttccactgcaaatcaaccattccagtgttttacttgctatattttatttacttctccaccatggcctttttttgccttcacctcccttctcacctcatttgctcacattgtatatagacttatgtttctactgtatgtttgttttactccatgtgtaactctgtgttgttgtatgtgtcgaactgctttgctttatcttggccaggtcgcagttgtaaatgagaacttgttctcaacttgcctacctggttaaataaaggtgaaataaaaaagtcaacttagtgtatgtaaacttctgacccactggaattgtgatacagtgaattataagtgaaataatctgtctgtaaacaatttttggaaaaattacttgtcatgcacaaagtacatgtcctaaacgacttgctaaaactatagtttgttaacaagaaatttgtggagtggtggaaaaacgagttaatgactccaacctaagtggatgtaaacttctgacttcaactgtatatttcattgtattatttttttggcTGGAGCGGAGTAACTGGAATGgtctcaaacacatggaaaccatgtgtctgatatatttgataccatttcactcaTTCCGTTCCAGCCTTtatcacgagcccgtcctccccaattaaggtgacgCCAACCTCCTGTGTCagacatattttgtgttttacactgaagtccacaagcgaagggaaaaggtgagaggagagcgtgtagatgcgagaaggaattatacaatgagcaaagtgtTGATGCTGTATGAGGCTGCTATGGAAATTAACTGTGTGCGcgcgggtgatcaggggtgtattcattccaccgagtCTGTCGCAAAATGTTTCCTCAACAGAAGAACACGGAACTAAATGAGGAGAGACCTACCTCAATTTGTCCAATGGAAACTCTTgtttttggactaatgattacaccccagatcagctagatgcaggcaagagtgtgcaaggcagtattgaatgtgccaATGtcgtcaccttgattactccaatttgtctctcgacctgtgcacctacgttataaactttcaactgtaggctaggttgtagcaacctcatgatgggtatagggaaaatttgagcaTCGTGTAGTAGACTAAACCCattgctgttacattgagctgggtgaaaggaatatgaatgagtcgtccaatatgctgtaatagaaatatggcgcataaaaaaaaaaatgtcctcccTGATCTTAAAACGGCATCAACCACCACCGATGTCGATACTTTATTCCAATCCACAACGAGATAAGTACAAGAGGTCACGTCaatctcacgctctctctcatgGGCACgcatgcatacagacacacaaacccaTAGAAAAGCACACGCTAGGTGGATCCCTAAAACGCAGGTTTCCCTCTTACCTTCTGTGGTCCCTGTGCAGGGTTCTGGGGGGTGTTACTGGTGTCCTGCAGGACTTTACTGGAGCTCCCAGCCCTGGTCTTCTTCCCCCGCAGACGGCTGATGAAGAACAGCTTGGAGGAGCTCTTAGCCAGGGTGGGTTTAGACTGCTTGGTCAGGATGTCACTGGTCCACTTCTGAGCCTGGAGACAAGAGGGAGAGGACACCCACGTCAAAAAACAGACTTTATACAAATCACATCAAACTCCGGTGTCAAAATACACAAACAGTTAAAAGAGTTGTTATAgagacaaaacattttaaaaaggtgCCATGTGTAATTCATTTCACTCACTTCAGGTTAATAGTGCACTTCGAATTGCCACTAGGCCTAGGGAAGAGAAAGTCTCAGATTGCACATTTGAACCCAGTAACTTACATTGATCTTGTCGGGGGTGAGTTTCATGAGCTCCAGGTTTTCCATGCTGTTTCTCCGTCCCATCCGGGGCCCGGCTCCATGCAGGTTGTGGTCCATGTCCTTGATGGGGTTCTCAGACAGGGTGGAGTTGTTGGTGCTGTAGCTCAGCCCCAGCACCATCTGCAGGTCTGACACGTTCATACGGGCCGTCAGTTCCCCGCTCCGGTCACcagtctgtaacacacacacacacacgtgggatTGGCCATGCTGCATTTTCAGATCAACTCCTCTTTCTTTGATCAGGCTCTTGAAGGCTGTGTCCTGAACTGTATATCTATAGGGGATAAGGGAGGTGGGTACCTCTTTGGAGATCTCCAGGTGTTTCTCAGCAAAGTGCATGGCCTGGTCATGGTTCCCCAGGGCGGTGTGAGCGTTCCCTAAACTCCAGCACGCCCGGCCCTCACCAATCCGGTCATTGAGGTCCTGTGCTATGATCAGGTGTTTGAGGTGGTAGTCTATGGCCCTCTCATAGTCCTGGAGGAGTGTGTAGGTGTTGCCCAGACTGTAACAGGCCTGAGCCTctacagcccggtccttcagctGTCTGGCCAGCTGCAGAGTCCTCctgacaaccacaacacaaccacattaGATCACTGGCTCTCATTCATAGTGACACACAAAGGCTACTCTGGTCCTGAAATTAAGTTTAGTATTTTGCTAGCCCTCTTTAGGTTTGCTAGCCCTCTTGACATAGTCCTTTGAGGCATAGCAGCTGACATTTCTCTCCTGAAAATCCTACGGCCTCTTAACTGTGTTAAACCCTCCAGGGTCCAGACAGAAGAGTTGTTTTAACAGCTGGACTCCAGACGGAGGGAGTGAACTTCATTAAGAGAAGATGAATGGCTGGGCTGGGGGGGTTTGGCTCACTTGTAATGCTCAGCTGCCACTTCAAATTCACCCAGGAATATATACGCATTCCCCAGGTTGCAGTAGGCCCTTCTCTCTGCTGAGCGGTCGCCAAACTCCTTGGCAATCTGGAGGCGCTGAGAAAGGAAAACAAATGGATGAACACACACGGACACCGGACCAGAAATGCACCCACCAACTTCAACACCTTGGTATCGGAACAGCCAGCCAGTGACTCTAGTCTGCCACTATGTGGTGTTTACCTATTGTCTTTCTGTGGACTGTACTGAGCCGTACAGGACATAATTAACTACATAGAACCATTGAAAAAGGAAATCTCTGACAAAAGACTTAACTGGATATAAATCAAACTTGCCTTTTGAAATGTTTATGCAGTTGCTTGTGTACAAGCTATTATTAATCATCCAGTGAAGTGAGTTTAACTGGTATTTCTACTATAGTACACAAAACCACTATTCCATTTGGTCATAGGATAAAAATTGTGTGTTTCATATGCTACAGCAGTGCAGTTTATTGAATCGAGCACCAAATGTCACACTATAAACTTTGATAAGATTTTCATTACCTGTTCATGTGATGCCACTGCATTCTGGAAGTTTCCTAACAGGTAGTGTGTGTTGCCAAGGTTACCATATGTTCGGCCCTGGGCGGCCGGGTCTGCAAGCTCCTTCACTATGAATAAGTTTGCTCTGAATATAGACAAACCATTGAAtgaatggacaacaaagtcaagattttggagtggccatcacaaagccctgacctcaatcctatagaaaatttgtgggcagaactgaaaaagagtgtgcgagcaaggaggcctacaaacctgactcagttacaccagctctgtcaggcagaatgggccaaaattcacccaactaattgTGGGAAGAAATAAGcaatacccgaaacgtttgacctaagttaaacaatttaaaggcaatgctaccaaatactaattgagtgtatgtaaacttctgacccactgggaatgtgatgaaagaaataaaatataaataaaaccagtcaaaagtttaaacacacttactcattcaacggtttcttaatttgtactattttctacattgtagaataatagtgaagacataaaaactatgaaataacaaatatggaatcatgtagtgaccaaaaaagtaaatatttgagattcaaagcagccacactttgccttgatgacagctttgcacactcttggaattctctcaaaaagcttcatgaggtagtcacatggaatgcatttcaattaacaggtgtgccttgttaattttttgaatttctttccttcttaatgcatttgaactAATCAGTTGTGAataggtagggttggtatacagaagatagggctacctggtaaaagaccaagtacctattatggcaagaacagctcaaataagcaaagagaaatgacagtccatcattactttaagacaagaaggtcagtcaatctggcaAATTTCAAGAAGTTTTAAAGTTTCTTCTAcataatcacctgacctcaacccaattgagatggtttgggatgagttggaccacagagtgaaggaaaagcagccaacaagtgttcagcatatgtgggaactccttcaagactgttggaaaagcattcctcatgaagctgtcatcaaggcaaagggaggctactttaaagaatataaaatctatttatttgtttaacactttttttggttaccacatgattccatatgtgttatttcataatttcgacatcttcactatttttctacaacgtagaaaataataaataaagaaaaacctgagtgagtaggtgtccaaacgtttgactgataCTGGATGTACATTTACTCTATGGTATCTGATTTACAAGGTGCAAAACTTACCGAACACACATGAATGCAATGCTTGCACACAAACTTACTCGTAATATTCCGCTGCTTTTCTAAGTGCAGTAGTGACCTCCTCGGGGAACTCTCCTGGCTCCGCCCCGCTCCAGCAGATGCTCTTTCCTTTTGCATGATACACGTTCCCAAAGTTATACAGCGCCCTCGCCTGTCCCACCTAACAGAGACCAAAAAAAGCAGGGCCAATGTCAACTCCACAACAGGGAAAAAAGCATTTAAACACCAGAATAAACTGCAAATTAGTTTCAGGAGGCCTAATAACCATCATTCATGAATCAATCTCACCTTGTCGTTCATGTCCATGGCAATATCTAAGTGCCTCTGACAGCAGACCACAGCCTCATCAAACCTACCCAACACCTTCAATGTGTTGCCTAGGTTACCACTGGATTTAGCCTCTCCCATCTGGTCCCCGACGGTCCTGAGAATGGGaccataaaacataataaaatgggaTTGAATGCTCACCTGACTTAAACGACAAAATGCTTAAGACCAGACAAAATGTTTTGTCCGGGTACATCGAGTAGCCAGCCAGGCCTCCCCGGGTCGAGAGGGTAATTTTCAGAACAAGCTCCATTTTGGTGGCCTCTGAAATATTCTAGTGCCTTGATTCCATCCGAAACACTGAGCacaattattgttattgttgaagaCTTTAGAGTTTAACTCccagattggtaaattagttttGTGGTATTGCGTAGAAAGACATGACTTTAAAATATAAAttactgaaaatgtatgaattcagtgtATCGTTAGGCCTAGATCATGTCCAAAAGCGCTATCTGATCAGGACTATTTTCTAAGAGTAGAACATTAAATCTGCCTTCAAGATTAAAGTCTAATTTACAGTTTGACTGCAAAATACGAATTGGCACaatgtttgttcttcaaattatgtattttattaaaacagaaaaatGCACACATGATCTTGAACAATAAATTAAAAAGGGTTATATCAGTCTTAACTATGATATATTTCTGATttgacaaatgtatttaaatgaatCATTATCATATCTGGACCagaatgagtctctctctccaacacataTTGTTTCTGCAGTGAGGATTCACCATCTTCATCGTATATTTCAGAATTCATCTACAGATCATCAGCAAAAAGCCTACCAATATGCAAActagggagccaaatgaacagcTCTCACCAATGCGATTCGGTATGCTACACTGACGAGTCACTCACTGAAGCGTCACTGTCTGGCAAGTCACGACGTGGGCTTCGATATCCTAAGGAAATACAAGCGAGATCTATGGTTTACTTGTCCCGGTACGATACCATGGACCTATAACTACGgtgtatgatttatgaatggcaAAGGGAAATAGGAGATTAACTTTATTCAGTTAATTTGACACCTTTCAATAACTAATCAACACATGCTGTTTGGTTGTCAATCAAAGCACCGTAAATAGCCTATGCGCCTTGGCTCTGTGGCTGGCTATAGGCAATAATTAGGCTAAGTGGGTTGACTCATTGTTACCACTTACATTACATGGGATGTGCAGATTCACAGAGACGATTGAAGGAGCATCATGTGCCCTCCCTCCGCCGTGTAATTTTTTTTGATTGCAACCAACCACAGCGCACATCACACGGGAGAGACAGCATACTGTCAAACCAGCAGTGTTTTGTTGTCATCGAGCGCCATGTGACTGACATGCGCCTGTCCTATCAATAGATTGCATATTGATCATTCTAGCGGAGGAGGGCTAGACTGACTATTGGGACTACTAAATTGAAACTTTTAAACAAAAAGTAGCCGTTAGATTTTTCAAGTGgtcaaaatacactgctcaacaaaataagggaacacttaaacacaatgtaactccaagtcaatcacacttccgtgaaatcaaactgtccacttaggaagcaacactgattgacaataaatttcacatgctgttgtgcaaatggaatagacaaaaggtggaaaataggcaattagcaagacacccccaataaaggagtggttctgcaggtggtgaccacagaccacttctcagttcctatgcttcctggctgatgttttggtcacttttgaatgctgactgtgctttcactctagtggtagcatgagacggagtatacaacccacacaagtggctcaggtagtgcagctcatccaggatggcacatcaatgcgagctgtggcaagaaggtttgctgtgtctgtcagcgtagtgtccagagccatggcaggcgctaccaggagacaggccagtacatcaggagacgcggaggaggccgtagggagggcaacaacccagcagccggaccgctacctccgcctttgtacAAGGAGGAGGcagtggagcactgccagagccctgcaaaatgacctccagcaggccacaaagtgcatgtgtctgctcaaacggtcagaaacagactccatgagggtggtatgagggcccgacgtccacaggtgggggttgtgcttacagcccaacaccgtgcaggacgtttggcatttgccagagaacaccaagattggcaaattcgccactggggcCCTGTGCTcgtcacagatgaaagcaggttcacactgagcacatgtgacagtctggagacgccgtggagaacgttctgctgcctgcaacatcctccagcatgaccggtttggcggtgggtcagtcatggtgtggggtggcatttctttggggggccgcacagccctccatgtgctcgccagaggtagcctgactgccattaggtaccgagatgagatcctcagaMcccttgtgagaccatatgctggtgcggttggctctgggttcctcctaatgcaagacaatgctagacctcatgtggctggagtgtgtcagcagttcctgcaagaggaaggMattgatgctatggactggcccgcccgttccccagacctgaatccaattgagcacatctgggacatcaggtctctctccatccaccaacgccacgttgcaccagactgtccaggagttggcggatgctttagtccaggtctgggaggagatccctcaggagaccatccgccacctcatcaggagcatgcccaggcgttgtagggaggtcgtggaggccacacacactactgagcctcattttgacttgttttaaggacattacatcaaagttggatcagcctgtagtgtggttttccactttaaattgagtgtgactccaaatccagacctccatgggttgataaatttgatttccattgatcatttttgtgtgattttgttgtcagcacattcaactatgtaaagaaaaatgtatttaataagaatatttcattcattcagatcaaggatgtgttattttagtgttccctttatttatttgagcagtgtatattttggtGGGACAAAGAAGAAGTAGCAATCAAACATTGATACATAAACAGCTGCTAGTTGACTACAGTTACCGTCAGCAGTAAAGTAGTCTATATCTAAGATGTTTATCTAAGCGTTTCGCAAAAATAGTGGTCGTATTCATAAATATGACAGCCAGCGCATAGGGAAAACACCACAGACATAGGAGTTGTGTGGTGAGGTCATGCTGATAAGCGGGGACAACGGTCCTACTGTGAGAAACATTATGATTACGAGCCCTGGGTCATAGGTGTGTGTTCCTTCCTACCTGGTCATAGGTGTGTGCTCCTTCCTACCTGGTCATAGGTGTGTGCTCCTTCCTACCTGGTCATAGGTGNCTACCTGGTCATAGGTGTGTGTTCCTTCCTACCTGGTCATAGGTGTGTGCTCCTTCCTACCTGGTCATAGGTGTGTGCTCCTTCCTACCTGGTCAAGGTGAGGTCGTGGTGATGGAACTCCAATGCCTTGGCGTAGTCGTGCAGATGGAAGTATGCATTGCCCAGCTGGCTGTAAATGGCACTCAGCACCTGCAGGTCCTCTGTGCCAACCTGGATGGCTGTCTCGAAGAAGGACACCCCAGTGTGGTAGTCGCCCACTTTACAGAGCCGCTCCCCCTCCAGGGCCAGCTCCAGGCAGGATGCATCCATCCTACAAGAGGCAGCAGAAGCGGTTTAGGTAGAAGATAGGAACAGAGGTCTCCTCTTTGTTGATCCAAGATGCTCAGTAggcacacacaggagaaaatgTTCTGGTCCAAAACAACCTCTTGCCCCTTCCACTAACACTCGATACAAGTGTATTTAGTCTTAACATTCCAAAGTGGCCACTAGAAACCAAAAGTTAGATGGGTTTTCCCCGTCTGAAAACCCAGGACTAGTATCCTTCGCACTCCATCAGACTGAATGTGGAGTTTGTTTGGCTACTTCCTTCCACCTCCTGAGAAAAACAGCCTTGGTTTATCAGGGTGTGTTTGTTATGGTAGGACTTATTTCCTATCTACGTGGTCTCTACAGCACAATACACAGATCTCTCCGACTGCTCTTCTGAAGACTAGGCTATTCAGTGGGCTTCAATGTTTCCAGAACATTCAGACAAATGTATCGTCTTCAGACATGATTGTCTGCTGTGTAGAATGGGGATTGTGCAAGCTGTAGACGATGACGTTTCTATTTGAAACGTTCTGGATGTTTGACCCTGAACATAGCCTACTCCTGGTCACTAACCCCAGATCGGGTCAGAGAGGAGTATCCACAAGGGATTAATCACAGGGACGGGTGGATTAACAGATGAGTCATATGCATGCAACCTGGCATCGATTGTTACGCCCTCTTTGACAGCTTTTTGTGTCCTACAGCAAAAACGCCCACCACTTTGTTGAAGAGGAGATTACCTGTGTTCATGCATGCACGTTTTCGACTTCAGGTACTCTATTAAATCAAGTGCCCACccagtgtatttttttttttttaaagccctcAAAAGAATATTGGCATTAGCCTACTAAAGACATTTTATGCAATATTTAcagtgaataaaaatataaaatgcgacatgtaaagtgttggtcccatttttcatgagctaaAAAATAAAAGATTGGAGTATTTCTGTCCGTAATGAatcccttttgtggagaaaaactcattctgaccggctgggcctggctcccgagTGGGTGGAcctattagggggggggggggggggggattcacaTACTGCACTCCAGCCCAGTATGTGAAATTCATATATTATTTGAAAACGACCGATTTCc
This genomic interval from Salvelinus sp. IW2-2015 unplaced genomic scaffold, ASM291031v2 Un_scaffold16335, whole genome shotgun sequence contains the following:
- the LOC112080484 gene encoding G-protein-signaling modulator 2-like isoform X2, encoding MDASCLELALEGERLCKVGDYHTGVSFFETAIQVGTEDLQVLSAIYSQLGNAYFHLHDYAKALEFHHHDLTLTRTVGDQMGEAKSSGNLGNTLKVLGRFDEAVVCCQRHLDIAMDMNDKVGQARALYNFGNVYHAKGKSICWSGAEPGEFPEEVTTALRKAAEYYEANLFIVKELADPAAQGRTYGNLGNTHYLLGNFQNAVASHEQRLQIAKEFGDRSAERRAYCNLGNAYIFLGEFEVAAEHYKRTLQLARQLKDRAVEAQACYSLGNTYTLLQDYERAIDYHLKHLIIAQDLNDRIGEGRACWSLGNAHTALGNHDQAMHFAEKHLEISKETGDRSGELTARMNVSDLQMVLGLSYSTNNSTLSENPIKDMDHNLHGAGPRMGRRNSMENLELMKLTPDKINAQKWTSDILTKQSKPTLAKSSSKLFFISRLRGKKTRAGSSSKVLQDTSNTPQNPAQGPQKRVSPDMLGDEGFFDLLSRFQSNRMDDQRCSIQEKSRLSVSTSSSDSPPRAMRKLYEKAAVAGLGSGSGAQGRRLEEGGGAGGSLPGLRLNRHSSQAVLSHLMANAGNTEPDDDFFDMLVKCQGSRLDDQRCAPPPARGPTVPDEDFFSLITRSQAKRMDEQRVTLPSAAGSAARPCSN
- the LOC112080484 gene encoding G-protein-signaling modulator 2-like isoform X1 — encoded protein: MDASCLELALEGERLCKVGDYHTGVSFFETAIQVGTEDLQVLSAIYSQLGNAYFHLHDYAKALEFHHHDLTLTRTVGDQMGEAKSSGNLGNTLKVLGRFDEAVVCCQRHLDIAMDMNDKVGQARALYNFGNVYHAKGKSICWSGAEPGEFPEEVTTALRKAAEYYEANLFIVKELADPAAQGRTYGNLGNTHYLLGNFQNAVASHEQRLQIAKEFGDRSAERRAYCNLGNAYIFLGEFEVAAEHYKRTLQLARQLKDRAVEAQACYSLGNTYTLLQDYERAIDYHLKHLIIAQDLNDRIGEGRACWSLGNAHTALGNHDQAMHFAEKHLEISKETGDRSGELTARMNVSDLQMVLGLSYSTNNSTLSENPIKDMDHNLHGAGPRMGRRNSMENLELMKLTPDKINAQKWTSDILTKQSKPTLAKSSSKLFFISRLRGKKTRAGSSSKVLQDTSNTPQNPAQGPQKRVSPDMLGDEGFFDLLSRFQSNRMDDQRCSIQEKSRLSVSTSSSDSPPRAMRKSVYEKAAVAGLGSGSGAQGRRLEEGGGAGGSLPGLRLNRHSSQAVLSHLMANAGNTEPDDDFFDMLVKCQGSRLDDQRCAPPPARGPTVPDEDFFSLITRSQAKRMDEQRVTLPSAAGSAARPCSN